A part of Pantoea vagans genomic DNA contains:
- a CDS encoding PTS mannitol transporter subunit IICBA, with protein sequence MSSSVKVKVQSFGRFLSNMVMPNIGAFIAWGIITALFIPTGWIPNETLAKLVGPMITYLLPLLIGFTGGRLVGGDRGGVVGAITTMGVIVGADMPMFLGAMIAGPLGGWAIKSFDRAIDGKIKSGFEMLVNNFSAGIIGMILALLAFLAIGPLVEGLSHILAAGVNLMVQNNLLPLTSIFVEPAKILFLNNAINHGIFSPLGIQQASEAGKSIFFLIEANPGPGMGVLMAYMFFGRGSAKQSAGGAAIIHFLGGIHEIYFPYVLMAPRLLLAVILGGMTGVFTLTVLNGGLVSPASPGSILAVLAMTPKGAYFANIAAIAAAFAVSFVVSAILLKTSKVKEDDDIEAATQRMHEMKAQSKGQSTTGGAVASDAMSVELHHVRKIIVACDAGMGSSAMGAGVLRKKVQDAGLSNVSVTNTAINALPGDVDLVITHRDLTERAIRQAPHAQHISLNNFLDSALYSTLTERLVAANRSDVHRETVNTALSDSYDEGNAHLFKLGADNVFLGLTASNKEQAIRFAGEQLVKGGYVEPEYIDAMLAREKLTPTYLGESIAVPHGTVEAKDRVLKTGVVFCQYPAGVLFGEEPDDVARLVIGIAARNNEHIQVITSLTNALDDDSVIEKLANTTSVQEVLDLLSGKPVIA encoded by the coding sequence ATGTCCTCATCAGTGAAGGTCAAAGTACAGAGCTTTGGTCGCTTTCTGAGTAATATGGTGATGCCGAACATCGGGGCGTTTATCGCCTGGGGTATCATCACCGCACTGTTTATTCCAACTGGCTGGATCCCTAACGAAACGCTGGCCAAACTGGTTGGCCCGATGATCACCTACCTGCTGCCTCTGCTGATCGGTTTTACCGGTGGGCGTCTGGTGGGCGGCGATCGCGGTGGCGTGGTTGGCGCGATTACGACCATGGGTGTGATTGTCGGTGCAGATATGCCGATGTTCCTCGGTGCGATGATTGCCGGTCCGCTGGGCGGCTGGGCGATTAAGTCGTTTGACCGAGCGATTGACGGCAAAATCAAAAGCGGCTTCGAGATGCTGGTTAACAACTTCTCGGCCGGTATTATCGGGATGATCCTGGCGCTGCTGGCGTTCCTGGCGATTGGTCCGCTGGTTGAAGGTCTGTCACACATTCTCGCCGCGGGCGTGAATCTGATGGTGCAGAACAACCTGCTGCCACTGACTTCCATCTTCGTGGAACCGGCGAAAATCCTGTTCCTGAACAACGCCATTAACCACGGTATCTTCTCACCGCTGGGCATCCAGCAGGCGAGCGAAGCCGGCAAGTCGATCTTCTTCCTGATCGAAGCCAACCCGGGTCCGGGTATGGGCGTGCTGATGGCCTACATGTTCTTTGGACGCGGCAGTGCTAAACAGTCTGCGGGCGGTGCGGCAATCATCCACTTCCTCGGCGGCATCCATGAGATCTACTTCCCGTATGTGCTGATGGCCCCTCGCCTGCTGCTGGCGGTTATCCTGGGCGGTATGACCGGCGTCTTCACGCTGACCGTGCTGAACGGTGGTCTGGTCTCTCCTGCCTCACCAGGTTCTATCCTGGCCGTGCTGGCAATGACGCCAAAAGGTGCCTACTTCGCCAACATCGCCGCTATCGCTGCAGCCTTCGCCGTCTCCTTCGTGGTTTCCGCTATCCTGCTGAAAACCAGCAAAGTCAAAGAAGATGACGATATTGAAGCCGCGACCCAGCGCATGCATGAGATGAAAGCGCAGTCTAAAGGCCAGAGCACAACAGGCGGCGCCGTCGCCAGCGATGCTATGAGCGTCGAGCTGCATCACGTGCGTAAAATCATCGTGGCCTGTGACGCCGGTATGGGTTCCAGCGCCATGGGTGCAGGCGTGCTGCGCAAGAAAGTGCAGGACGCCGGTCTGAGCAATGTGTCGGTAACCAACACCGCCATCAACGCCCTGCCGGGTGATGTCGATCTGGTGATTACGCATCGTGACCTGACTGAACGCGCGATTCGCCAGGCACCGCATGCCCAGCATATCTCGCTGAATAACTTCCTCGACAGCGCGCTCTACAGCACCCTGACCGAACGTCTGGTGGCGGCGAACCGCAGCGACGTACATCGTGAGACGGTGAACACCGCGCTCTCAGACAGCTACGACGAAGGCAATGCGCACCTGTTTAAACTGGGCGCAGATAATGTCTTCCTCGGTCTGACCGCCAGCAACAAAGAGCAGGCGATTCGCTTTGCCGGCGAACAGCTGGTCAAAGGCGGTTACGTTGAACCTGAATATATTGATGCGATGCTGGCGCGTGAAAAACTGACGCCGACCTACCTCGGTGAGTCGATCGCAGTGCCGCACGGCACGGTTGAAGCGAAAGATCGCGTGCTGAAAACCGGCGTGGTGTTCTGTCAGTATCCGGCAGGCGTTCTGTTCGGCGAAGAGCCGGACGATGTGGCGCGCCTGGTGATTGGTATTGCGGCCCGCAACAACGAGCACATCCAGGTGATCACCAGCCTGACCAACGCGCTGGATGATGACAGCGTGATTGAGAAGCTGGCGAATACCACCAGCGTCCAGGAAGTGCTGGATTTGCTGTCAGGTAAGCCTGTAATCGCGTAA
- a CDS encoding HTH-type transcriptional regulator, producing the protein MELKDPMFELLSSLEQIVLTRDDRAAELLIQRQQPAQPEPQRLREMTGMQVDEFAKVMGVSVSSVKSWEARRTRPSATAQKLMKLLHANPYLGRQLLE; encoded by the coding sequence ATGGAATTAAAAGACCCGATGTTTGAATTGCTCAGCAGCCTTGAGCAGATTGTTTTGACACGTGATGATCGCGCCGCCGAGTTACTTATTCAGCGTCAGCAACCCGCCCAGCCAGAGCCGCAGCGTTTGCGTGAAATGACCGGCATGCAGGTTGATGAATTTGCAAAAGTGATGGGCGTGAGCGTCTCTTCCGTGAAAAGCTGGGAAGCACGGCGTACCCGTCCTTCCGCGACGGCGCAGAAATTAATGAAGTTATTGCATGCCAATCCCTATCTGGGACGGCAGTTGCTTGAATAA
- a CDS encoding MarR family winged helix-turn-helix transcriptional regulator: MNCDQDDKKVKTMPLLVDQQLCFALYSANLAMNKVYRQLLSQLDITYPQYLVMLVLWQKDDVTVSEIGEQLFLDSATLTPLLKRLESAGLINRQRTRQDERQVAVTLTDAGRTLQHKAESIPEAVKCATACDDDALLALKLQLDGLRDNLNQSR; encoded by the coding sequence ATGAACTGTGATCAAGATGACAAAAAAGTGAAAACGATGCCACTGTTGGTCGATCAGCAACTCTGTTTTGCGCTTTATTCTGCCAATCTGGCGATGAATAAAGTCTATCGACAGTTGCTGAGCCAGCTCGACATTACCTATCCGCAGTATCTGGTGATGCTGGTGTTGTGGCAGAAAGATGATGTCACGGTGTCAGAGATTGGCGAGCAGCTTTTTTTAGACTCGGCAACATTAACGCCACTGCTGAAGCGGCTGGAAAGCGCAGGTCTGATTAACCGCCAGCGTACCCGTCAGGATGAACGCCAGGTGGCGGTAACGCTGACGGACGCGGGACGAACGCTGCAGCATAAAGCGGAGTCCATACCTGAAGCGGTTAAATGTGCCACAGCCTGTGACGATGACGCTCTGCTGGCGCTGAAATTACAGCTCGATGGGTTACGTGATAACCTGAATCAATCACGATAA
- a CDS encoding HD domain-containing protein has translation MQDSLEEQARRFATEAHAGAGQRRKYTDEPYIVHPAAVVELVRSVTHDDAMLAAAWLHDTVEDTSATQGDIEAQFGTRVASLVEMLTDSTPTAAKNRAARKLAHFRHTASASPEAQTIKLADIIDNTRAIVRFDPDFARVYLVEKQIQIGLLKEGDAQLWQQASTIIESGLAQLREPPYNVPASWFVKQAAKYSEMRA, from the coding sequence ATGCAGGATTCACTGGAAGAACAGGCGCGTCGTTTCGCCACTGAGGCACATGCCGGTGCCGGTCAGCGCCGCAAATATACCGATGAGCCTTACATTGTTCATCCGGCTGCGGTAGTGGAGCTGGTGCGCAGCGTCACTCATGACGATGCCATGTTAGCCGCCGCCTGGCTGCACGATACCGTAGAAGATACCTCTGCCACGCAAGGGGATATCGAAGCCCAGTTTGGTACTCGCGTGGCCAGCCTGGTGGAGATGCTGACCGACAGCACACCCACAGCGGCAAAAAATCGGGCGGCCCGTAAACTGGCGCACTTCCGCCATACGGCCAGCGCCAGTCCTGAGGCGCAGACAATCAAACTGGCTGACATCATCGACAATACCCGCGCGATTGTGCGTTTTGATCCTGACTTTGCGCGGGTCTATCTGGTGGAAAAACAGATACAGATTGGGTTGCTGAAAGAGGGCGATGCGCAGTTATGGCAGCAGGCGTCAACGATCATTGAAAGCGGCCTTGCTCAGCTGCGGGAGCCTCCCTACAACGTGCCAGCGAGCTGGTTTGTGAAGCAGGCCGCTAAATACAGCGAAATGCGCGCATAA
- a CDS encoding DUF3053 domain-containing protein has product MASGLTRLMARGGMMLAGALIVLQLTACGDKEGEQRKAFIDFLQNTVMRSGEHLPSLSENQKQSFGNFASDYAIMYGFSQQANKAVEQGMRPVVDELSAIRVPQDYLSRRDSLRQANSALVIVTQQIESAKMQADSSKAALKQPDDLKKVYDTAYNKVVTVPANQLIPLLPKLQALSQGAVQAGDFLQMQGNRVSFNDGGVQFPTQDQASQYNALMSTLSANSQALPQAQAAVQGGLQ; this is encoded by the coding sequence ATGGCTTCAGGACTTACACGCCTTATGGCACGCGGCGGCATGATGCTCGCTGGCGCGCTGATTGTGCTGCAACTCACCGCGTGCGGTGATAAAGAAGGCGAGCAGCGCAAAGCATTTATCGATTTCCTCCAGAACACCGTGATGCGCAGCGGCGAGCATCTGCCCAGCCTCAGCGAGAATCAGAAGCAGAGCTTTGGCAACTTCGCCAGCGATTACGCCATCATGTATGGCTTCTCACAGCAGGCGAACAAGGCCGTTGAGCAGGGTATGCGTCCGGTGGTGGATGAGCTTTCGGCCATTCGCGTTCCGCAGGATTATCTGAGCCGTCGTGATTCCCTGCGTCAGGCGAACAGCGCACTGGTGATCGTTACCCAGCAGATTGAAAGCGCAAAAATGCAGGCGGACAGCAGCAAAGCGGCCCTGAAGCAGCCGGATGATTTGAAAAAAGTCTATGACACCGCCTACAACAAAGTGGTGACGGTGCCTGCCAATCAGCTGATTCCGCTGCTGCCAAAACTCCAGGCGCTGAGTCAGGGTGCCGTACAGGCCGGCGATTTCCTGCAAATGCAGGGAAACCGTGTCAGCTTCAATGATGGTGGCGTGCAGTTCCCGACGCAGGATCAGGCTTCACAATATAATGCGCTGATGAGCACGTTATCAGCCAATTCGCAGGCGCTTCCTCAGGCACAGGCTGCCGTCCAGGGTGGTCTGCAGTAA
- the dppA gene encoding dipeptide ABC transporter periplasmic-binding protein DppA: protein MINSLAKSGMLKVGLSLIAMTVAAGVQAKTLVYCSEGSPEGFNPQLFTSGTTYDASSRQIYNRLVEFTIGTTELHAALAEKWDVSEDGKTYTFHLRKGVKWQTTKDFKPTRDFNADDVVFTFERQLDKNNAYHGVSGGSYEYFEGMDMPKLISKIEKVDENTVRFVLTRPESPFLADLGMDFASILSKEYADNMLKAGTPQNVDLNPVGTGPFQLLQYQKDSRILYKANPDYWGTKPKIDRLVFSITPDASVRYAKLQKGECQVMPYPNPADIARMKQDKNINLYEQAGLNVGYLSYNVEKKPLDNLKVRQALTMAVNKKAIIDAVYQGAGQPAKNLIPPTMWGYNDDVKDYAYDPEKAKALLKEAGMADGFSIDLWAMPVQRPYNPNARRMAEMIQSDWAKIGVKAKIVTYEWGEYLKRAKAGEHQTVMMGWTGDNGDPDNFLATLFSCSAAKDGSNYSRWCDKSFEDQIQPARATADQAKRIEYYKQAQVVMHDQAPALMIAHSTVYEPVSKKVSGYKVDPLGGHYFAQVDIKE from the coding sequence ATGATCAACTCCCTGGCTAAATCCGGGATGCTGAAGGTCGGTCTGAGCCTGATTGCTATGACTGTCGCCGCCGGTGTTCAGGCAAAAACCCTCGTTTACTGTTCTGAAGGTTCTCCGGAAGGCTTTAACCCGCAGTTGTTCACCTCGGGCACCACCTACGATGCCAGCTCACGTCAGATCTACAACCGACTGGTTGAGTTCACTATCGGCACCACCGAACTGCACGCTGCGCTGGCAGAGAAGTGGGATGTCAGTGAAGACGGTAAAACCTACACCTTCCACCTGCGTAAAGGTGTGAAGTGGCAGACCACCAAAGATTTCAAACCGACGCGCGACTTCAATGCGGATGATGTGGTGTTCACCTTTGAGCGCCAGCTGGATAAAAACAACGCCTATCACGGCGTCTCCGGCGGCAGCTACGAATACTTCGAAGGCATGGACATGCCGAAGCTGATCAGCAAAATCGAAAAAGTGGACGAGAATACCGTTCGCTTCGTGCTGACCCGCCCTGAATCGCCGTTCCTTGCTGACCTCGGCATGGACTTCGCCTCGATTCTGTCGAAAGAGTACGCAGACAACATGCTGAAAGCGGGCACCCCGCAAAACGTCGACCTGAACCCGGTCGGTACCGGCCCGTTCCAGCTGCTGCAGTACCAGAAAGATTCGCGCATCCTTTACAAAGCTAACCCGGATTACTGGGGCACCAAGCCAAAAATCGATCGCTTAGTCTTCTCCATTACCCCGGATGCGTCGGTGCGCTACGCCAAGCTGCAGAAGGGCGAATGTCAGGTCATGCCATATCCGAACCCGGCTGACATCGCGCGTATGAAGCAGGACAAAAACATCAACCTGTATGAGCAGGCTGGCCTGAACGTCGGCTACCTGTCGTACAACGTTGAGAAAAAACCGCTGGATAACCTGAAAGTGCGTCAGGCACTGACCATGGCGGTCAACAAAAAAGCGATTATCGACGCCGTTTATCAGGGCGCAGGCCAGCCGGCTAAAAACCTGATCCCACCAACGATGTGGGGCTATAACGACGACGTAAAAGACTACGCCTACGATCCTGAGAAAGCCAAAGCGCTGCTGAAAGAAGCGGGCATGGCAGACGGTTTCTCCATCGACCTGTGGGCAATGCCGGTTCAGCGTCCGTACAACCCGAACGCACGCCGCATGGCTGAAATGATTCAGAGCGACTGGGCGAAGATTGGCGTCAAAGCCAAAATCGTGACCTACGAGTGGGGCGAATACCTGAAGCGCGCCAAAGCGGGCGAGCACCAGACCGTCATGATGGGCTGGACCGGCGACAATGGGGATCCGGATAACTTCCTGGCCACCCTGTTCAGCTGTTCAGCGGCCAAAGATGGCTCTAACTACTCGCGCTGGTGTGATAAATCCTTCGAGGATCAGATTCAGCCAGCTCGCGCCACCGCCGATCAGGCGAAGCGTATCGAGTACTACAAGCAGGCTCAGGTTGTGATGCATGACCAGGCACCGGCGCTGATGATCGCGCACTCAACGGTATACGAACCGGTCAGCAAAAAAGTCTCCGGTTACAAAGTCGATCCGCTGGGCGGACACTACTTTGCTCAGGTAGACATTAAAGAATAA
- the mtlD gene encoding mannitol-1-phosphate 5-dehydrogenase, with translation MKALHFGAGNIGRGFIGKLLADAGIELVFADVNQTVLDALNARHEYPVHVVGEQAKVETVKGVSAVNSTSDEIITLVSEVDLVTTAVGPQILERIAGSVAKGLAKRSDNGNTRPLNIIACENMVRGTSQLKQHVLKALPEQYHAWLEQHVGFVDSAVDRIVPPSEAGSTDPLEVTVETFSEWIVDKTQFKGDLPTIPGMELTDNLMAFVERKLFTLNTGHAITAYLGQLAGHQTIRDAILDEKVRAVVKGAMEESGAVLIKRYGFDAEKHAAYIRKILGRFENPYLKDDVERVGRQPLRKLSAGDRLIKPTLGTLEYGLPHASLVQGIAAAMHYRSDQDPQAQELATLLAEKGPQATLAEISGLDADSEVVASVVSAWHAMA, from the coding sequence ATGAAAGCGTTACATTTCGGAGCAGGAAACATTGGTCGCGGCTTTATCGGCAAATTACTGGCTGATGCAGGTATCGAACTGGTTTTTGCTGATGTGAATCAGACGGTGCTGGATGCACTGAACGCGCGTCATGAGTATCCCGTTCATGTGGTTGGCGAGCAGGCCAAAGTGGAAACCGTTAAAGGCGTCAGTGCGGTCAACAGCACCAGCGATGAGATCATCACCCTGGTGTCTGAAGTCGATCTGGTCACCACCGCCGTGGGTCCGCAGATTCTGGAGCGTATTGCCGGCAGTGTGGCTAAAGGACTGGCAAAACGCAGCGACAACGGCAACACCCGTCCGTTAAATATCATCGCCTGTGAAAACATGGTGCGCGGCACCAGCCAGCTGAAACAGCACGTGCTGAAGGCACTGCCGGAGCAGTATCACGCCTGGCTGGAGCAGCATGTCGGCTTTGTAGATTCCGCTGTCGATCGCATCGTGCCCCCGTCTGAAGCAGGAAGCACCGATCCGCTGGAAGTGACCGTTGAGACCTTCAGCGAATGGATCGTCGATAAAACTCAGTTTAAAGGCGACCTGCCGACCATTCCGGGCATGGAGCTGACGGATAATCTGATGGCCTTTGTTGAGCGTAAACTCTTTACCCTGAATACCGGTCACGCCATTACCGCCTACCTCGGCCAGCTGGCCGGTCACCAGACCATTCGCGACGCCATCCTCGACGAAAAAGTCCGGGCCGTGGTGAAAGGCGCAATGGAAGAGAGCGGCGCGGTGCTGATCAAGCGTTACGGTTTTGACGCGGAGAAGCATGCGGCTTACATCCGGAAGATTCTGGGTCGTTTTGAAAATCCGTATCTGAAAGATGATGTGGAACGCGTGGGTCGTCAGCCGCTGCGTAAACTCAGCGCGGGCGATCGCCTGATCAAGCCGACGCTGGGCACGCTGGAATATGGTTTGCCGCACGCCAGCCTGGTGCAGGGCATTGCCGCCGCGATGCACTATCGCAGCGATCAGGACCCCCAGGCGCAGGAGCTGGCTACGCTGCTGGCTGAAAAAGGCCCACAGGCGACGCTGGCTGAGATTTCAGGGCTGGATGCCGACAGCGAAGTGGTGGCTTCTGTGGTGAGCGCCTGGCACGCTATGGCATAA
- the eptB gene encoding kdo(2)-lipid A phosphoethanolamine 7''-transferase has translation MNYIKTLTQQKLSLLLALYLGILLNLPIFYRRFDGFLRHSTVTNWLTAVTEVVAIVLLTFFLMRLLSLGGKWFYRVLATMIVLISVAAAYYMAFFNVVIGYGIVASVMTTDTDLSKEVVGYHFILWMVLVSALPLLMIWRNRLSMTLNEQLRTPGQRLKPTVIMLLCVALVWLPIRYFDKLQKHNEEITNIDLPSYGGVVAHSYLPSNWLAAVGLFAWTRVDESLNSEELLDPAKKFTYVAPAGLDDTYVVFVIGETTRWDHMGMLGYERDTTPKLSKEKNLVAFRGESCDTATKLSLRCMFVREGGTMDNPGRTLKEQNVFAVMKELGFTSELFAMQSEVWFYDNINANNFAFREQIGSEKRNQGKAVDDMLLVPEMKASLDRFPKGKHLVVLHTKGSHYLYSQRYPRSFAKYQPECMGVDETCSKAQLINAYDNSVLYVDSMLDSVLDQLRDKKAIVFYAADHGESISENMHLHGTPREMAPPEQFRVPMMVWASDKYLEDSQNRSNFERLQAQQRVGRTHRHVELFDTILGCLGYTSPDGGINPANNWCQAPAKSQAKAL, from the coding sequence ATGAATTATATTAAAACCCTGACTCAGCAGAAGTTATCGCTACTGCTGGCGCTCTACCTCGGTATCTTACTGAACTTACCGATTTTCTATCGTCGTTTTGACGGTTTTCTAAGGCACTCAACGGTAACGAACTGGCTCACTGCTGTCACCGAGGTGGTGGCCATTGTGCTGCTGACGTTCTTCCTGATGCGTCTGCTGTCGCTGGGCGGAAAGTGGTTTTATCGCGTGCTGGCCACGATGATTGTTCTGATTTCAGTTGCCGCCGCCTATTACATGGCGTTTTTTAACGTCGTGATTGGCTACGGCATTGTGGCGTCGGTGATGACGACCGATACCGATCTTTCTAAAGAAGTGGTTGGCTACCATTTCATCCTGTGGATGGTGCTGGTCAGCGCGCTGCCGCTGCTGATGATCTGGCGCAACAGGCTGAGCATGACGCTGAACGAGCAACTGCGTACGCCAGGACAGCGACTCAAGCCAACGGTGATTATGCTGCTTTGCGTGGCCCTGGTCTGGCTGCCGATCCGTTATTTCGACAAGCTGCAGAAGCATAATGAAGAGATCACTAATATTGATCTGCCGAGCTACGGCGGTGTGGTCGCTCACTCGTATCTGCCTTCCAACTGGCTGGCGGCTGTCGGTCTGTTTGCCTGGACCCGCGTGGATGAATCGCTGAATAGCGAGGAGCTGCTGGATCCGGCGAAGAAGTTTACCTACGTTGCGCCTGCCGGCCTGGACGATACCTATGTGGTGTTTGTGATTGGCGAAACCACCCGCTGGGATCACATGGGAATGCTGGGTTATGAGCGCGACACAACGCCTAAGCTGTCGAAAGAGAAGAACCTGGTGGCGTTCCGCGGCGAGTCCTGCGATACCGCGACGAAGCTGTCGCTGCGCTGCATGTTTGTGCGCGAAGGCGGCACCATGGATAACCCAGGCCGCACGCTGAAAGAGCAGAATGTGTTTGCGGTGATGAAAGAGCTGGGCTTCACCTCTGAGCTGTTTGCGATGCAGAGCGAAGTCTGGTTTTACGACAACATCAATGCCAACAACTTTGCTTTCCGTGAGCAGATTGGTTCAGAGAAGCGTAATCAGGGCAAAGCGGTAGATGACATGCTGCTGGTGCCGGAGATGAAAGCCTCACTGGATCGTTTCCCGAAAGGTAAGCATCTGGTGGTGCTGCACACCAAAGGTTCGCACTATCTCTATTCACAGCGTTATCCGCGCAGCTTCGCGAAGTATCAGCCGGAGTGTATGGGCGTCGACGAGACCTGCAGTAAAGCGCAGCTGATTAACGCTTATGACAACTCTGTGCTCTATGTCGATAGCATGCTGGATAGCGTGCTGGATCAGCTGCGTGATAAAAAGGCGATTGTCTTCTATGCTGCTGACCACGGTGAGTCGATCAGCGAGAATATGCATCTGCACGGCACGCCGCGTGAGATGGCACCGCCGGAGCAGTTCCGCGTACCGATGATGGTCTGGGCGTCAGATAAGTATCTGGAAGACAGCCAGAACCGCAGTAACTTCGAACGCCTGCAGGCGCAACAGCGTGTGGGCCGGACTCATCGTCACGTTGAGTTGTTCGATACCATTCTGGGCTGTCTGGGTTATACCTCGCCAGATGGCGGCATTAACCCGGCTAACAACTGGTGTCAGGCACCGGCTAAAAGTCAGGCTAAAGCGCTGTAA
- a CDS encoding gamma-glutamyltransferase family protein, which produces MRETDFNVGYPSHRVPMMGRNAVATSQPLAAQAGLRMLQQGGNAVDAAIATAIALTVLEPTGNGIGSDAFAIVWDGSELHGLNASGRAPAAWRPDRFAALSAMPETGWESVTVPGAVSAWVTLAQRFGTLPLTTLAQPAIDYARDGFPVSPLIGQLWQRGYDKLRDQPGFSSCFAPQGRPPRTGELFRNPAQARTLQEIAETEGESFYRGALAQKMAAFAREHGAALTLEDLKNHRADWVTLLSHPFAGGSVQELPPNGQGIATLIALGILEAWEINRYAPDSPQWLHLSIEAMKLALVDLDRYVTDEDHLEFPAELLLSKEYIRQRAALIDPDKAGDFRFGSPQQSGTVYVAAADASGMMVSFIQSNYMGFGSGVVVPDTGISLQNRGAGFSLDPEHPNVVAGGKRPFHTIIPAFALDQQGQPLMAFGVMGGPMQAQGHVQLALRIMLHRQNPQAAIDAPRWRVVQGREVVFESTLDRNTLSTLRRMGHNVVLEDPLSNYNFGGAQVIVRDPQGFYIAASESRKDGQAVVF; this is translated from the coding sequence ATGCGTGAAACAGATTTTAACGTCGGCTATCCCTCTCATCGCGTGCCGATGATGGGCCGCAATGCCGTCGCAACCTCGCAACCGCTGGCGGCACAGGCGGGTTTACGGATGCTGCAACAGGGCGGGAACGCCGTGGATGCGGCTATCGCCACCGCCATCGCCTTAACCGTGCTGGAGCCGACCGGAAACGGCATCGGCAGTGATGCGTTTGCGATTGTCTGGGACGGCAGCGAGCTGCATGGCTTAAATGCTTCAGGCCGGGCGCCCGCCGCCTGGCGTCCCGACCGCTTTGCCGCGCTGAGCGCGATGCCTGAAACCGGCTGGGAGTCTGTCACTGTGCCGGGCGCCGTCTCGGCGTGGGTGACGCTGGCGCAGCGCTTCGGCACCTTACCGCTGACCACCCTGGCGCAACCGGCAATTGACTATGCGCGCGACGGCTTTCCGGTCTCTCCGCTGATTGGTCAGCTGTGGCAGCGTGGCTATGACAAGCTGCGGGATCAGCCTGGCTTCAGCAGCTGCTTTGCGCCGCAGGGCCGTCCACCGCGTACGGGCGAGCTGTTCCGCAACCCGGCACAGGCCCGCACCCTGCAGGAGATCGCTGAGACTGAAGGTGAAAGTTTTTATCGCGGCGCACTGGCGCAGAAAATGGCGGCCTTCGCCCGCGAACATGGCGCGGCGCTGACGCTGGAGGATTTGAAAAACCATCGTGCTGACTGGGTTACCCTGCTGTCGCATCCGTTTGCCGGCGGATCGGTGCAGGAGCTGCCGCCGAATGGTCAGGGGATCGCGACTTTAATTGCGCTCGGCATTCTGGAAGCGTGGGAGATCAATCGCTATGCACCCGATTCGCCGCAGTGGCTGCATCTTTCTATTGAGGCGATGAAACTGGCGCTGGTTGATCTGGACCGTTATGTCACTGACGAGGATCACCTCGAATTTCCGGCTGAATTACTCCTGAGCAAAGAGTACATCCGCCAGCGGGCAGCATTAATCGACCCTGACAAAGCAGGAGATTTCCGCTTTGGATCACCGCAGCAAAGCGGCACGGTGTATGTCGCGGCAGCGGATGCCAGCGGCATGATGGTCTCTTTCATCCAGTCCAATTACATGGGCTTTGGCTCTGGCGTGGTCGTACCCGATACCGGCATCAGCCTGCAGAACCGTGGCGCAGGCTTTTCACTCGACCCGGAGCATCCCAACGTCGTGGCGGGCGGTAAGCGGCCCTTCCATACCATTATTCCGGCCTTTGCGCTGGATCAGCAGGGCCAGCCGCTGATGGCGTTTGGCGTGATGGGTGGCCCGATGCAGGCGCAGGGACACGTTCAGCTGGCGTTGCGGATTATGCTGCACCGGCAGAATCCGCAGGCCGCGATTGATGCGCCGCGCTGGCGCGTGGTACAGGGACGTGAGGTGGTGTTTGAATCCACTCTCGATCGCAATACCCTGAGCACGCTGCGCCGTATGGGGCACAATGTGGTGCTGGAAGACCCTCTGAGTAACTACAACTTTGGTGGCGCACAGGTAATCGTACGCGATCCGCAGGGCTTCTATATCGCAGCCAGCGAGAGTCGCAAAGATGGTCAGGCGGTAGTGTTTTAA
- a CDS encoding organic hydroperoxide resistance protein, translating into MSLEQVVYRAKAKATGGRDGRATSSDGVLDVKLGVPKEMGGAGGEVTNPEQLFAAGYSACFLGAMKFVAGRDKIAMPKDAWIEGEVGIGPIPDGFGIEATLNIHLPEMDEAEAQKLVDAAHIVCPYSNATRNNIDVTLNIIR; encoded by the coding sequence ATGTCTTTAGAACAAGTGGTTTACCGCGCCAAAGCCAAAGCAACCGGTGGTCGTGATGGTCGTGCAACCTCTTCTGACGGTGTACTGGACGTTAAACTGGGCGTGCCAAAAGAGATGGGCGGTGCAGGCGGCGAAGTGACTAACCCTGAGCAGCTGTTTGCTGCAGGCTACTCTGCCTGCTTCCTGGGCGCGATGAAGTTTGTTGCTGGCCGCGACAAAATCGCGATGCCAAAAGATGCGTGGATTGAAGGTGAAGTCGGTATCGGTCCGATTCCTGATGGCTTTGGTATCGAAGCGACCCTGAATATTCATCTGCCAGAGATGGATGAAGCAGAAGCGCAGAAGCTGGTTGATGCAGCGCATATCGTTTGTCCTTACTCAAACGCTACCCGCAACAACATCGACGTTACGCTGAACATCATTCGCTAA